The Candidatus Dormiibacterota bacterium genome includes a window with the following:
- a CDS encoding YegS/Rv2252/BmrU family lipid kinase, which translates to MRAYLAINERSRRGRTLADNVREALAVHGVDVVEGDGALRTGGFDCVIGAGGDGTAAGLIATAIERGVPLGIVPLGTFNELARTLGIPLDIEGAIHLIASGHERRIDIGRVNGAYFVNEASIGISSRITRLQTPELKQRFGFVGVLGTAFQAFRHARPIHVLAYDDRDRCERFRTIQLTIANSHRFGGLVSVEAAAIDDGWLDLYSVEIDTALEAFPIAYAMIQGKPHAVPGLRTLRSARFRIETRHPHHIVADGEPAGFTPALFEVLPKALRVFAPQ; encoded by the coding sequence ATGCGCGCCTACTTGGCGATTAACGAACGTTCCCGGCGCGGCCGTACGCTAGCCGATAACGTACGCGAAGCACTTGCCGTTCACGGCGTCGACGTCGTTGAAGGCGATGGGGCGTTGCGAACTGGCGGCTTTGATTGCGTTATCGGCGCCGGCGGCGACGGAACCGCCGCCGGACTGATTGCGACGGCCATCGAGCGAGGCGTCCCGCTGGGCATCGTTCCGCTGGGCACCTTCAACGAACTCGCGCGCACGTTGGGAATTCCACTCGATATCGAAGGCGCGATCCACCTCATCGCGAGCGGGCACGAACGCAGGATCGATATCGGACGCGTCAACGGAGCGTATTTCGTCAACGAGGCGAGCATCGGTATATCGAGCCGCATTACCCGCCTGCAGACGCCCGAGCTTAAGCAGCGCTTCGGTTTCGTCGGCGTGCTGGGCACGGCGTTTCAAGCCTTTCGCCACGCGCGGCCGATCCACGTGCTCGCCTACGACGATCGCGATCGCTGCGAACGCTTTAGGACGATCCAGCTCACGATCGCGAACAGCCATCGTTTTGGAGGGCTGGTCTCGGTCGAGGCGGCGGCGATCGACGACGGGTGGCTCGATCTCTACAGCGTCGAAATTGACACCGCGCTCGAAGCCTTCCCGATTGCGTACGCGATGATTCAAGGAAAACCGCACGCGGTACCGGGCTTGCGGACGCTTCGTTCCGCGCGTTTTCGCATCGAAACCAGGCATCCGCATCACATCGTTGCCGATGGGGAACCGGCCGGTTTCACCCCGGCACTCTTCGAGGTGCTGCCGAA